The nucleotide window ATCGCGATGCGCTCGTCGCCAAACACAAGGCGCTTAGCCTTATGCGCGATGCCGTGCGCGATGTTGATTCcactggcggcgacgtcatcctcgccgcggcgctcttCTTCATCAACGTCGAGCTGATTGAGTCTGGAAAGCATGGATGGAAGGCGCACTTGGAAGGCGCCGGCAGGATCATGTCGCTGCTCCAGCCTGCTCTCCCTGGTAATGAAGCCCTGAGAGATTACATGCTTTCAGATTGCTTTGTGTAAGCGGCGATACCTAAGACCTGCGTCGGTAACTTGCTGATCATTTTCAAGCTATTTTATCCTCGGTTCTGCTTTCATGCCCGCAGCGGCTTTCGACACTGGATCCTTCTTCCAACCGTCCCAGATTCCCTCAATTTTGGGTAGGGCTGCTGCCAACAGCTACCTGTGCTGCCCGCCGGAGATTCTCGCTATTCTCCATGCCGCGTCTCAGCTGTCTAATGCGAGCACTGATGCGCACTCTGAGGATGAAGTTCGTGCCGCCGGCTTGGCGCTGATACAACGAGCGCAAGCCTTTGACATTGATGTCTGGGCAAATGATGTTCGCAATATCTCTTACCTACAGGACGCACCTATCCAGAGCCGCATTCATGCTGGTTCAGCCCATCGTCTGGCTGCTTGCCTCTATATTCTCCAGGCTATCCCGTCATTGAGCGAGATGAAAGGCCACGACGAGGTTGCAGAATCTCTCAGTCGCGACATATTCAAGCATCTGTCAAGTATTCCGGAAGATGACCCCAACTTCAAGGCGACGACTTGGCCCACGTTCATTGTTGGGGCCGAGGCAACCGGACGCGTCAGACGCGAGTGGGTGATGAATCGGCTCCGACGTCTGGTCGTCTCTTGTCCCTGGGGTTTCTTGTATACTGCCATGGATACTCTCCAAGTGATTTGGAGCCTGGATGGCCAAAACAAGGGCACACGAAGTTGGGTTCAGACACTCAAGGATCCGAAGCTGAACTTCTTGATTGTCTGAGATTTCTACCAACCTGATGGACGATAATTACGGCACTGCTGCTCACGATTGTGCACGATATTGTTGGAAACGTTCATGGCCGGATGACGCATTGTTGC belongs to Purpureocillium takamizusanense chromosome 1, complete sequence and includes:
- a CDS encoding uncharacterized protein (COG:S~EggNog:ENOG503NYT6), which translates into the protein MTSIEAPTKACHNCRRQRLRCDRSYPHCNKCIAAGKECLGYGKLFRWTGAVASRGKLAGRTSSAPIDAPVDDSSRPHARSELNASSSTPSKSPSPLHGARREFPISPRSRAETPLADQLGAAAASTTDLAPEDAQLIPRPPSTDISVVGSPWVLVDPLFQDLEPSNRYYLSYFTQRLCKDLVSQDHPERNPFRTLLPLTRAHPLLQHIIVAASAAHMSNLVRASHAYSNDANQLLIASEVEEASGRAYRDALVAKHKALSLMRDAVRDVDSTGGDVILAAALFFINVELIESGKHGWKAHLEGAGRIMSLLQPALPGNEALRDYMLSDCFVYFILGSAFMPAAAFDTGSFFQPSQIPSILGRAAANSYLCCPPEILAILHAASQLSNASTDAHSEDEVRAAGLALIQRAQAFDIDVWANDVRNISYLQDAPIQSRIHAGSAHRLAACLYILQAIPSLSEMKGHDEVAESLSRDIFKHLSSIPEDDPNFKATTWPTFIVGAEATGRVRREWVMNRLRRLVVSCPWGFLYTAMDTLQVIWSLDGQNKGTRSWVQTLKDPKLNFLIV